The DNA region TCTAGTTTTGGATCATAGGAAAATTTAACTCTAATTGGGGTAGAGGTGCAATCtagttgaaaaaaatttaaacactACAACTTCAAaatttagtttgatttgaaatttGTAACTCAAGGCTTTATCCAAATTCAATAGCTTGAGCTGCGATAGGCTCAAGTCTCGAGCTGCTCGCTTGTTTGACTATGAGAGCATCTTTtagagttttaaatttaaaaaataaataaatatagaaatacatttcaaaaaaaatgtaatttcataactatatttatatgtaaaaaatatatatatagaaagtaAATATTGTGGGATATGATATGCTTACTTCTTGTTCCCAGTTTGTCCGAATGGTGATAGTGAGAAGAGAAGCAACTTGCACTATCAATGCACATATAATCCCTAACCACAGGCCCTGTGTCATATTTGCATATAAATCAGCCAAATTATACATTTTCAAGtttcaagaaatttaaaaaaaaaaaataattagaattTACCCTTCCTTCAATGTGGAGAATAAAAGCCATCAAAACAGCTGAAGGAATCCCCACAATATAATAAGATCCAAGGTTGATAATTGCTCCAATCTTTTGCAACCCACACCCCCTTACAGTCCCTATACAAAAGTTTAGAACAAACCAAAACGGATGAGGAGTTGCACGTTcccagagaatgaaaactgaaaaattagaaaacagaaaatagagaACAATTTTCTGAAGTAAACGGATCCTATGTTTTATGGAAACCAACCTGAAAGCACAGCCTGGAGTCCATCTAAGAAGTTCGATAAAGCCAGAATAGGCATCATGGACGACACATACTCAACTACTTCTATGTTGTTGCTGTAAGCATATCCCAAGACATCGCGTATCAGTATCATCACCGACCCAATCAGAATGCCCAGACCAGCCGTGATTGCCAAGACAACACAGATAGCCAACTGTGCTGTCCTCGGGTGCCCTGCTCCTAGTTCATTCGACACTCGTGTGCTGCATTGCATAATGCTATGTTAATAGTCTTACTGCTCTCGGTGCCAAAACATCATTAAGCTTTTCGGGATTGACCAACAGTCTTTTCTGAATCCTTTGTAGAGGTTAAACCCTGATTTGCTGTTTATATGAACATTAAGAGGAGCTGTAGGTGTGTCATGTGTGTGAAACTGACCTTACTGCAGCCCCGAGCCCGAATGGGATTGTCCAAACTGTTGCTGCTGTGTTGAGGCTGTGAATTACAGATTGTTATAAATGGTGTTCAAGaaattgaaacttgaaagcaTAAGATTCATATATATTTCAGTGTTCGGATCTAACCAGATTGAAAGCACTGAAGTCTGTAATTCTGGATTTGGGAGAAGACCAGAGAGCAGAACCATCATTTCAAATGACCACATCTCCAAGCTATCAACAAACAATGAGATAAGTGTTGAGGATATAAGTAGCCTGAAGTaccgccatcacattttcgagaggtagggtgctagacttgaccctttactagcctccgcccaacaatcccctaaccCCACTACTTATTAGGGTCAAGCGCTTACtactatgccaaaagttatagttaaTAGCGAAGATGcagctttatttccttataaacgGCCATCACATTTCGAAAGGCAAGGTGCTcgacttggcccttcactggcctccgcccaacaattccctaGCCACCGAATCACCGATTGATGGACTTAGCCATTTAccagcctccgcccaacaatatAAACATAAGCTTAAACTTTTAGCTGAGACAGAGCACATCCTTCAATTTGGCATTAAAGCCAACTTAGATCATGGCTTTAAAATAGTAATTGACCCCGTACACGTGAGGaacgtgttgagcatatataatatataaacataaatatgcagtTAAACTATCAGTTGACAAGAAACACATCCTTCAACCAGAGTAAAACATACCAGACCATGACAGCAGAGGGTATTGCAAGCAAAATGAAAGTCATCATGTTCTTAAGCGCCTCCCTCGAAAACCCAGTCCAAGTCTTGGAACAAGAACCAGAGAACTTGACATAAAGAGCAAGCAACAACACATTCAACCAATACGACACAGAGGTAGCGAGAGCAGCCCCTCTGCTTCCCAGGCCAGACTTGAAAACAAGAAGCCAACAAGTGACAATGTGGAGCACTGTGGTGATCCCGGAGGTTAGCATCATAGGAAAAACGTTGTTTTGTGTCTGCAAGAACCTAACAAGACACTGGAGGAGGCCATAGGCAAAAAGGCTGGGAGTCATGAACCGAGCATAAAGCCCGGCTTCGTCTGCAATCTGGGATTCCTGGCCTAATGCTTTCAAGATTGGGGCAGTGTTGAGCCAGATAACTGAAAGGGGAATGCTTACAAGTAAAAGAACAATCATTGCTCTTTGCATTTGTATGCCCAACATATGGTACTGCTTTGCTCCATAGGACTGCCCACACAAGGTGTCTAGTGCACTAGACATCCCCAACTACTTATCCAGCAATGAAGTCAATAAACAAACAAGAGATTTAGCTAGCTTCAATTCAATGACATTAGAAataataagggtgtgtttgattcacaagaaatgagaatgaaagtcatacacattgtttggttgacaacttttttaaaatacaactataggatttgattactcctgtaattacaaaactcattacccaATTTAAATCAGGTATCATTCCATTAATTTAGCTTTATCCCTCCTCATTTCATCGCCCCTTCACTCATCTCTCCTCACTTCATCGACTTCCACATTACATTGCATACTCATTTCATCGCTATTCTTAAGATCATTACATTGCCTACTCATTTCATCGTTATTCTTAAGATCAATTGccttaacttttttatttttatattttaaaaacatttattccGAATATAGAGtgatacataaccaaacatcaatattgataaCCATTCAAATTCCTACTTATTACCAAACATTCAAAGTACTTCCAGAAAACTCATACCAATTAGTATTTAAttctcattccgattccgattcctatgtttgaaccaaatacaccctaaaTTATTGGGGAAAGGTATAGTAGAATTGAAGAATGAAACTGACCAATAAGCTGAAACCAGTAACAGAGGCAAAGGAGGTGGCCATGGAAGCACCAGAAAGAGGCAATTCTCCAAGATGCCCAACAAACATCACAGATATTAGCTGCAAGCAAAACTGTAAAAGGGTTACACCAACAAGTGGTCCGGCTAGCCATACTTGCTTCTTCACTTCCTCCACAATCTCTTTCCTGTCTAAACATCCCTTGTTATGAACATCATTATTTTTCTCTATCAACTGTTCATTGATGGAGGATGGCATCCCATGTTGCTCTTCCATGTTCTTTCTTACACTCTCTCCCTCCTTCCCCACAAAAATATTAGAGAGAAGTGTGAACAAGGGATGTGATTTTGCAATTTGCACCTCTCaactttctcttttctttttggtgTGGAAAACTGGAAATATACTACCCATGTGATGCAGTAAGCCTGTAATGATATTCTGAGGTTACTTTCAGAAAGCTTATAGaagaaataattgaaaaataataataattgaataaatggCAAATTTGGAATTTTCTTGCCCTGCCCACAAAAAAGGGGTGCTGTAATGATATTCTGTAATTATTGAAACAAACAAATCTGGGTTTATGTGAGTGGTCGTACACTCTCGTCCTTTAAGGGAGGTTGGGAGTTGAAACTCTTCTCATATCAAAAACTCAATTTGGTCAACATTTTGTCTCCTAATTGGGTTGGCCCGATGCAAATTGAGATTAACTTGGATATGATACGAACTTTAAAATGTCTATAGCTTGCTCAAGACATCTCGTGATCTAACCAAAAAATTATAAGCAAATAGGAATAAGAAATGAGTAAATGTtaacttttgaatttttgttgcCCTGCCCACAAAAGAAAAAGGGATCAACCGTCAACGCCCTTAGAGCAACCCCACACTTTTTGTTggttatttcatattttgtggCTAAGGGGAAGAGAGAggtaaaaagagagagagaaattgtATTGGGAGTTTTATTATAAACTCTCAATTTCTactttattagttttattttcttacacGATAAATTATGATAaagcattttcaaaaaaaaaaaattatgataaagCATTTTCATTATGTGCGTTGATTGCACCTGACACGCTCAACAGGCATGTGTACTACACACACCAACGGGGCACATAACaagaacaatttttttaattttcttttcttttttcttttctcctcACCTAACTACATGGCTTCTAAAAACTAGTGAAAAGATTAACACGGAAAGAATTGCTAATAGGTCAAAGGACTAGTACTTGGTCCCACACTGGTGTTGGGAGGGCTCAATTTTGTATCCTTACCCACAATTTGATCACCTAGGAACCAACTAAATTATTCATGCGGATGAATTATGCATTTTCTTGAGATGTAATGTGATCAAGCATCCGAAGGGATGAAAATCATGAATTGTGTTACTTTGGGTcaactatttaaataaaataaaataataaaaaataaataaataaataaaaactccctacatcccattttatgtgtctagttcggtTATTGAGGCTTAACTaaagttattttgaatttaattttttataatattgagtttagtattagtatataaaatttatatatttagaaactacattaaatgTATTATAAGACAcacacaaaatttaaaaataattaaaaatactaaagaaaataagaaaaaaaattgatttgaccaatgaataataaataagacaGGTGAAATGAGAcagaaaaaaagtaataatttaggcatactaataaaatacaataatataggGTGAGAAGATCCATGAGAAGAgttgattttaaataaaaatgtaatatttattatgaaaaatctaATACTAATCAAATGAGAACACATTGTCATGTGAGAACGTGCGAACAgacataaatgcacacaatttACTTTACTCGCTCATAGCCTCATATTAGGGAAAGATTTCTGTTTTGAAATCTGAAATCGATCTCCTTTGAGatacattaaataataatatatgatatgTTAATTTTATGGTAACAAATTTCAAAACACATAAAGTTTAGTTATGAGTTaagctattttttaaattttgaaccgtgaatttgaaattgaaattgaaatcaaatcataATGAGTCTAATTCTAAGGTGAGTTTGAAACCTATCATCCTTATAAATTATCTCTCTAGATTGTAGTTATCTAATTTTTatctcggaaaacattttctttcaGATTTGGAATATATATGAGGAAATAATTTTGTGGTCCAAGAAAGACAGCGAACTCTTTGACCAAACATACGTATGTGACCACTACTCAAATTTGATTTGGTCagtgtgtttgtttgtttgctaATGGAATTGACgaaacatatgtttttttttcaaacaaaagGAGTGGAAGACCCAAATATGCACTTACACTTGTTTTTGTCTTGTTAAAAAGGCCACTTTCCTAAAATAATTGCTAAGTATTTTAGTCAGTAATATTTGcacttaatcatttttttttatcaaagaGGGTCACGCCCGACGTCTTACATCAGACACCCCTCTGAAAATATCTCTCTCGCATGGCAAACCACTTAAGTCAAATAATAATGCATCGTTGACGTTTGGAGGATGCTCCTCCCACTCTCTACCCACGTGGTGTTAGAAGCCCGAGTTTGTTTAGCCAAGGTGTCCGCCACCACATTATGTTCTTTGTAGATATGTTTAAAAGAGATATCCCTGTGTTTCTCTTTCTAGCACTTAATCATATTTATCAGCCTAGTTGATCACCTTACCATAAGGAGTGTCATGAACAATTatttcatcaaaattttatatgcatGTTAATTGTTAAACATGTTGATCTGTCTTTAAGTGAATTAATATATCACTCAACGTGatatcaaaagtattatttattagGATTATTCTCTAAATTTGACGTTTATGTCTATATTTATTGAAGTGTGTTTAATCTTTGATATTTAAATAAGGGAAACGGGTCAAATAGgcctcaaactttacctgaaaagtcaattaggtacctaaaatttttaaaggtacaattaagccctttaacattttatttttgtgcaatAAAGTCCAAAAACATATTATCACAGGCCACTAGGGTTCAGACATCATttcccataaaaaaaaaacaaccgcCAGCAACGATACCAACAAAACTGGTGGCCTCTCCGAAGGAGGCGACCAAAACTGGTTGCCTCTCCGAAGGAGGCGACCAAAACTGGTTGCCTCTCCAAAGGAGGCGACCAGAAAATGGTTGCCTACTCGAAGAAGGCCACCATTTCTAGTCGCCTCCTCTGGAGAGGCGACCAGATTTGGTTGTCGGTCGCCGAAGTCGCCTTCTCCTGCGACCGGCGTCGTCGTCGACAGTTGTTTTTATCGGAAATAATGTCTAAACCCTAGTGACCCTCTATCAGAGGTTACTAACTTGTTTTTGGACTTCattgcacaaaaataaaatgttaaagggtttaattgcacctttaaaaagtttaggtacctaattgacttttcaggtaaaatttgaGGGCgcatttgacccttttccctttaaaTAATGATGTAATTAAATGTAAGAGAATAAAAGATTGCAATGATTATATCGTTAtagaattgttttatttatcgtCAATGGTGAAATTAAAGGATAGTTGCCCTTCTTCTATGCTGCATCTTTTCTAAAGATATATGACTTAATATGAAAAATCAATACTTTGGTCTCGCAATTGTTATGCAatagtcaatttagttcttaattttcaatttggtcGAATCGACTctccaattattttaaatttcgtcaattaaatccCCTAGTCACCTGAGGCTAGGCAGGCAATTGCCATGTAGTCAGGTCATCAAAGGTATGGTCGGAAAGCTAGCACTAGGTAAGAGTGACACTTCTTACCTTAGCAGCATCGCCATCAGGACAAGAAGCGAGAGGTGGGGAGCGGGACTAGTAATGGGGATATACATCACCCTATTTAAGCCCTTACCTGATCCGACCCTAACCGAGCCACGAATGACCTGTGGTAACTTGAGGAAGAAATCCTAGAGGCGAGAAAATTTGTGTACTTACTGGCCACGCTCGATTAGTAGCCTGTAAACACTCCCTGACCCATACCGAACTCAATATGACAACGTGATCTATATCAAGGTTTGTCCCATGTCTTATTGCACCCTTGTCGTGTTAATCAGACCTTTAGCGACACTTGGCAGAACTAACCCAACCTTTAAGGCACGTGTATGTAAGTTATGTCGGAGCATCGACATGTGTCCTAAATCCCTCTATAAGTACCCCAAGATCTGCTAAACCCGTAAGGAGAGAGAACTCGAGAAGCTTTGAATCATCTTAGCCTTTCTAACTTAAATCCTTAGTTTTGTACCTTTTGTAATTTAGTAGACAATTTTCACTATTAACACTAACTAATCGCACACTTAAGTTTAATGCAATGATACATTACAGTGTAATCAGAATTGGTATACTAATTGAGATCTTGAGTGCACTCTTAATTAGTACTGTCAAGGTAGGTCGAAGCCCGCGGACGGACACACACCTATTCCACAGTAAGGCTAgttagggtcatgaaaaaatAGGCCCGCGAAAAAGCGAGCTTAACGGGGTGAGCTGAAATTGATTCGCAAGTCGCAACCCACACGGGCCGCAGGTCAGCCTGCGagctaaatttttattttaaaaaaaaaaaaattatatatactgaGTTAGTGAGTTACTGACATACTGTATACATattacataatacatatacagTGAATATAATTCCTAAACCTAATCGCCAATCGCCACCGCCAGTGACCAGTCCGGCTACGGCCTCCGGGAGTCCCATCCGCCATTCGCCACCGTCGTTGCTCGCTTGCTTCGCCAGCCCCATCCGCCACCCACAGTCGCCGCTCCGCCAGACCACGCGGCCATCCATCCATCCAGTCCGGCCTCCGCAGCGGTCGCCTAGCTTGCCGGCATCCATCTGCTCTCCGACGTCCGTCCACAGCCTCCACACTCGACATTCCACAACCAGCAGGCAGCAGGTAACCGGTAAGTCAGCCCTCAATTTCCAGATTTTTTTAAtctgttttttatttgatatgtAATATGTAATTGTTGAACTGTAATACTGTATTACTGCTAATTGATATACtgtattatttacttttttttttttgaaaagaactGTATTATTTACTCAATTTGTGTTCCAACCGAATTTTCTGAAGTGTAGTCTATTTTGGATTGATGTGTGTAATGAACTAatgtgtatttaattttcaaaaaaaaaaaaactaatgtgTATTTAACTATGTTTTgctcctcaaaaaaaaaaaaaaaaaactatgtttTGAGTACTATAACAATCGTAAATTTGTAATACACTTATTGTAGGCCACTCCACTTGccttcattttttaaattttatagcaAAAACAAAGAACCGTGGGCCGGCCTGCGGGGCTTACGAACCCGCACGGGCTGATCAAGGTTACATAAATGTTGGCCCGCAAGCCTAATGGACCGGTCCGCTAAAGCCCACCAGAATTTTGACCTGCGGTGGGACAGGCCAGCCTGCTTTAACAGTACTCTCTTAATTACCAATTGATGCATTATTAGCTATCAATTGATACACTATTAGAGCATCTCCATCAATGGAGAATAGAGAAATAATGGCAGAGAATGAACTTGTGAATATCTTCAAAACTGATGTAGGAGATAGTTTATAAGGGATGAGTTCACTCTGCAAATCACAAAATAttgtcagaaaaaaaaaaaaaaaaaaaagtgaagcaTCAGTGCGCGCCTGCGCTTGGCGCGCACTGCcgccccagcgggcgcgtgcttcccacgcgcccgctggggcgagtcagagtggccgccagctggcggccactctgactgtTATAcaccttttatattttttttatattcttttttatgtttaatgtCAGATTTagtttagttttcttttttctttttcttttttcttttttttctcccacattctctttcctaattacacttacaaaaactcctcaattaccgcgaaaacaccccactgataaggatgctcttaaacACATTTAGTGCATATCCCATGCTTGtaatagttataaaaatgtCCCCGTATTTTCCCCTAATTTTTAACCATTGATGACATATGAAATTGATCTAAAATCTGCCCTAATTAGTTACCTAAAATTTTCccattctgtttttttttactaaatccCTAATCGCCGTACACGCACGCGGCACGCCTCTAAGCCTGCACCGGCAGTAGCGCTC from Ipomoea triloba cultivar NCNSP0323 chromosome 6, ASM357664v1 includes:
- the LOC116022190 gene encoding protein DETOXIFICATION 16-like yields the protein MEEQHGMPSSINEQLIEKNNDVHNKGCLDRKEIVEEVKKQVWLAGPLVGVTLLQFCLQLISVMFVGHLGELPLSGASMATSFASVTGFSLLLGMSSALDTLCGQSYGAKQYHMLGIQMQRAMIVLLLVSIPLSVIWLNTAPILKALGQESQIADEAGLYARFMTPSLFAYGLLQCLVRFLQTQNNVFPMMLTSGITTVLHIVTCWLLVFKSGLGSRGAALATSVSYWLNVLLLALYVKFSGSCSKTWTGFSREALKNMMTFILLAIPSAVMVCLEMWSFEMMVLLSGLLPNPELQTSVLSICLNTAATVWTIPFGLGAAVSTRVSNELGAGHPRTAQLAICVVLAITAGLGILIGSVMILIRDVLGYAYSNNIEVVEYVSSMMPILALSNFLDGLQAVLSGTVRGCGLQKIGAIINLGSYYIVGIPSAVLMAFILHIEGRGLWLGIICALIVQVASLLTITIRTNWEQEAKKASERVYHSAIPIEIVS